In one Cottoperca gobio chromosome 12, fCotGob3.1, whole genome shotgun sequence genomic region, the following are encoded:
- the LOC115016588 gene encoding niban-like protein 1 isoform X2: MEEYMELINSSLPGIKAKVGSNPFIKCASQFPLILWHPYARHHYFCVMTEKEQKKWHAVLQDCVRHSDNGLSEDCTVKIPAFTDSVRLHRQAKGLYGTWDMMCGAPPQILANLVMETLHPELRSMIGLRLRGKMQQRQRHWMLISDALYKQVLSQTTSQYDALVEACEAQRAPLDARLRTDMDQIISSKEHVSSKMRALVLPKAEQLLRTNVQPYINSILEALMEPTSRGFSEVRDVFFREMVEISKNSLNGGGKDKLGDHMERLSMLAFHPVKMQSCYEKVEQLNLEGLQQRFDVASPSVFVSRAQIIMREQMDNAVYTFEQLLHQSMETQGENDMCKTIQRCEDRVLKKYDYDSSTVRKKFFREALLQIIIPYMLQQLSPSCSPELPRFKELIFEDFSRFLLVENMFEELVLQSVSKDIMMAVKEAAVQRRHNLYRDSIILTNSDPNLHLLGETPAVDWATEFGGDEPEGPVGGGGVKGGGSGSRRRQVVSMIQLDGLPLSFESCMEVPGVELIPEEDDESFEGKEEDRGEDFGPSEEPKSPDSVNEIRGLINPLVEMAVPVSEESQSDMTNGTEPITGTMTMEDGVQEDVTHVTTTVEDGVQEDVTHVTTTVEDRVQEDVTHVTTTVEDGVQEDVTHVTTTVEDGVQEDVTHVTTTVEDGVQEDVTHVTTTVEDGVQEDVTHITTTVEDGVQEDVTHITTTVEDGVQEDVTHVTTMVEDVPMKSPRGKMSPQTILQQLVGSKKQEADKEEAAIKNAIEEIEIAVQEDDSERIAEVSAAESDESSPAPPLVTDSSLQNDSGFQSQTNEGLEEDEPQPITNGVNGEDKTIDPVEVEVVLA; this comes from the exons ATGGAGGAATACATGGAGCTGATTAATAGCAGCCTGCCAG GTATCAAGGCCAAAGTGGGAAGTAATCCGTTTATCAAGTGCGCGAGCCAGTTCCCCCTCATCCTGTGGCACCCGTACGCCCGCCACCACTACTTCTGCGTGATGAcagagaaggagcagaagaagtGGCACGCAGTACTGCAGGACTGTGTCAGACACAGTGACAATG GTCTGTCAGAGGACTGCACTGTTAAGATACCAGCCTTCACCGACTCTGTGAGACTTCACAGACAAGCCAAGGGACTCTACGGGACCTGGGATATGATGTGTGGAGCGCCCCCACAG ATTCTCGCTAATCTGGTGATGGAGACCCTCCACCCAGAGCTGAGGAGCATGATTGGACTTCGTCTGAGGGGGAAGAtgcagcagaggcagaggcaTTGGATGTTG ATCTCTGACGCACTGTACAAGCAGGTGCTGTCTCAGACCACCAGTCAGTATGATGCACTAGTGGAAGCCTGCGAGGCCCAGAGAGCTCCACTGGACGCCAGGCTGCGGACCGACATGGACCAGATCATCTCGTCTAAAGAACACGTCAGCAGCAAGATGCGAG CTCTGGTGTTGCCCAAGGCGGAGCAACTCCTACGGACAAACGTGCAGCCCTACATTAACTCTATCCTGGAGGCCCTGATGGAGCCCACCAGCCGAGGTTTCTCAGAGGTCAGGGACGTCTTCTTCAGGGAGATGGTGGAAATCAGCAAGAACTCGCTCAACGGAGGGGGCAAAGACAAACTGGGAGAC CACATGGAGAGGTTGTCCATGCTCGCCTTCCACCCGGTGAAGATGCAGAGCTGCTACGAGAAGGTGGAGCAGCTCAACCTGGAGGGGCTGCAGCAGAGGTTCGATGTCGCCAGCCCCTCAGTGTTCGTCAGCAGGGCTCAGATCATCATGAGGGAG CAAATGGACAATGCAGTGTACACATTTGAGCAGCTGCTGCACCAGTCTATGGAGACCCAGGGAGAAAATGACATGTGCAAGACCATCCAGCGATGCGAGGACAGAGTTCTCAAG AAATATGATTATGACAGCAGCACAGTGCGCAAGAAGTTCTTCAGAGAGGCTCTGTTGCAGATCATCATCCCATAcatgctgcagcagctctcaccATCCTGCTCACCT GAGCTGCCTCGCTTCAAAGAGCTAATCTTTGAGGACTTCTCCCGTTTCCTGCTGGTGGAAAACATGTTTGAGGAGTTGGTGCTGCAGTCTGTCTCCAAGGACATAATGATGG CTGTGAAGGAGGCAGCTGTCCAGAGGAGACACAACCTCTACAGGGACAGCATCATTCTGACCAACAGCGACCCCAACCTGCACCTGCTCGGAGAAACCCCTGCGGTTGACTGGGCTACGGAATTTGGGGGCGATGAGCCTGAGGGCCCTGTCGGTGGCGGCGGTGTTAAAGGAGGGGGTTCTGGGAGCAGACGCAGGCAGGTGGTGTCCATGATCCAGCTTGATGGGTTGCCTCTGTCCTTCGAGTCCTGCATGGAGGTCCCAGGTGTGGAGCTCATCCCTGAGGAGGACGACGAATCATTTGAGGGCAAAGAAGAGGACCGAGGTGAAGACTTCGGCCCGTCCGAGGAACCCAAGTCTCCTGATAGCGTGAATGAAATCAGGGGCCTGATTAATCCGCTGGTAGAGATGGCGGTTCCTGTGTCAGAGGAGAGCCAGAGCGACATGACCAACGGCACAGAGCCAATCACGGGCACCATGACCATGGAGGACGGG GTGCAGGAGGATGTGACACACGTCACCACCACGGTGGAGGACGGGGTGCAGGAGGATGTGACACACGTCACCACCACGGTGGAGGACAGGGTGCAGGAGGATGTGACACACGTCACCACCACGGTGGAGGACGGGGTGCAGGAGGATGTGACACACGTCACCACCACGGTGGAGGACGGGGTGCAGGAGGATGTGACACACGTCACCACCACGGTGGAGGACGGGGTGCAGGAGGATGTGACACACGTCACCACCACGGTGGAGGACGGGGTGCAGGAGGATGTGACACACATCACCACCACGGTGGAGGACGGGGTGCAGGAGGATGTGACACACATCACCACCACGGTGGAGGACGGGGTGCAGGAGGATGTAACACACGTCACCACCATGGTGGAGGACGTCCCCATGAAGTCTCCGCGAGGCAAGATGTCCCCGCAGACAATTCTCCAGCAGCTAGTGGGAAGCAAGAAGCAGGAAGCCGATAAGGAGGAAGCAGCGATTAAGAACGCCATCGAGGAAATAGAGATAGCGGTGCAGGAAGATGACAGCGAACGCATTGCAGAGGTCTCTGCAGCAGAATCAGATGAGTCGTCACCAGCGCCACCACTGGTTACAGACTCCAGCTTGCAGAACGACAGTGGCTTCCAGTCACAGACCAATGAGGGGCTGGAGGAAGATGAGCCTCAGCCAATCACAAACGGTGTGAACGGAGAGGACAAAACGATCGACCCGGTAGAAGTGGAAGTGGTTTTAGCGTAG
- the LOC115016588 gene encoding niban-like protein 1 isoform X1 has translation MGDVVSAHLDEGRREMITARTGSVMKEFSDVYEQQYAVALFNSVRYEIEGGGGPQSQLLHRKDPLAGRSIFSGSLFQYLEENRKWRSRFVSVPNSYTISLYESKTAHERGLHPKVTINCAGYKALTSMEEYMELINSSLPGIKAKVGSNPFIKCASQFPLILWHPYARHHYFCVMTEKEQKKWHAVLQDCVRHSDNGLSEDCTVKIPAFTDSVRLHRQAKGLYGTWDMMCGAPPQILANLVMETLHPELRSMIGLRLRGKMQQRQRHWMLISDALYKQVLSQTTSQYDALVEACEAQRAPLDARLRTDMDQIISSKEHVSSKMRALVLPKAEQLLRTNVQPYINSILEALMEPTSRGFSEVRDVFFREMVEISKNSLNGGGKDKLGDHMERLSMLAFHPVKMQSCYEKVEQLNLEGLQQRFDVASPSVFVSRAQIIMREQMDNAVYTFEQLLHQSMETQGENDMCKTIQRCEDRVLKKYDYDSSTVRKKFFREALLQIIIPYMLQQLSPSCSPELPRFKELIFEDFSRFLLVENMFEELVLQSVSKDIMMAVKEAAVQRRHNLYRDSIILTNSDPNLHLLGETPAVDWATEFGGDEPEGPVGGGGVKGGGSGSRRRQVVSMIQLDGLPLSFESCMEVPGVELIPEEDDESFEGKEEDRGEDFGPSEEPKSPDSVNEIRGLINPLVEMAVPVSEESQSDMTNGTEPITGTMTMEDGVQEDVTHVTTTVEDGVQEDVTHVTTTVEDRVQEDVTHVTTTVEDGVQEDVTHVTTTVEDGVQEDVTHVTTTVEDGVQEDVTHVTTTVEDGVQEDVTHITTTVEDGVQEDVTHITTTVEDGVQEDVTHVTTMVEDVPMKSPRGKMSPQTILQQLVGSKKQEADKEEAAIKNAIEEIEIAVQEDDSERIAEVSAAESDESSPAPPLVTDSSLQNDSGFQSQTNEGLEEDEPQPITNGVNGEDKTIDPVEVEVVLA, from the exons CTCGGACAGGAAGTGTAATGAAGGAGTTCAGTGATGTGTACGAGCAGCAGTACGCAGTCGCTCTCTTCAACAGCGTCCGCTATGAGatagaaggaggaggaggaccgcagtcacagctgcttcacagGAAG GACCCTCTGGCAGGCCGGTCCATCTTCTCAGGGAGTCTGTTTCAGTATCTGGAGGAGAATCGGAAGTGGAGGAGTCGCTTTGTATCTGTGCCAAACAGCTACACCATCAGCCTCTATGAGAGCAAAACA GCACATGAACGGGGCCTTCACCCGAAAGTAACCATAAACTGCGCTGGGTACAAGGCCCTGACCTCGATGGAGGAATACATGGAGCTGATTAATAGCAGCCTGCCAG GTATCAAGGCCAAAGTGGGAAGTAATCCGTTTATCAAGTGCGCGAGCCAGTTCCCCCTCATCCTGTGGCACCCGTACGCCCGCCACCACTACTTCTGCGTGATGAcagagaaggagcagaagaagtGGCACGCAGTACTGCAGGACTGTGTCAGACACAGTGACAATG GTCTGTCAGAGGACTGCACTGTTAAGATACCAGCCTTCACCGACTCTGTGAGACTTCACAGACAAGCCAAGGGACTCTACGGGACCTGGGATATGATGTGTGGAGCGCCCCCACAG ATTCTCGCTAATCTGGTGATGGAGACCCTCCACCCAGAGCTGAGGAGCATGATTGGACTTCGTCTGAGGGGGAAGAtgcagcagaggcagaggcaTTGGATGTTG ATCTCTGACGCACTGTACAAGCAGGTGCTGTCTCAGACCACCAGTCAGTATGATGCACTAGTGGAAGCCTGCGAGGCCCAGAGAGCTCCACTGGACGCCAGGCTGCGGACCGACATGGACCAGATCATCTCGTCTAAAGAACACGTCAGCAGCAAGATGCGAG CTCTGGTGTTGCCCAAGGCGGAGCAACTCCTACGGACAAACGTGCAGCCCTACATTAACTCTATCCTGGAGGCCCTGATGGAGCCCACCAGCCGAGGTTTCTCAGAGGTCAGGGACGTCTTCTTCAGGGAGATGGTGGAAATCAGCAAGAACTCGCTCAACGGAGGGGGCAAAGACAAACTGGGAGAC CACATGGAGAGGTTGTCCATGCTCGCCTTCCACCCGGTGAAGATGCAGAGCTGCTACGAGAAGGTGGAGCAGCTCAACCTGGAGGGGCTGCAGCAGAGGTTCGATGTCGCCAGCCCCTCAGTGTTCGTCAGCAGGGCTCAGATCATCATGAGGGAG CAAATGGACAATGCAGTGTACACATTTGAGCAGCTGCTGCACCAGTCTATGGAGACCCAGGGAGAAAATGACATGTGCAAGACCATCCAGCGATGCGAGGACAGAGTTCTCAAG AAATATGATTATGACAGCAGCACAGTGCGCAAGAAGTTCTTCAGAGAGGCTCTGTTGCAGATCATCATCCCATAcatgctgcagcagctctcaccATCCTGCTCACCT GAGCTGCCTCGCTTCAAAGAGCTAATCTTTGAGGACTTCTCCCGTTTCCTGCTGGTGGAAAACATGTTTGAGGAGTTGGTGCTGCAGTCTGTCTCCAAGGACATAATGATGG CTGTGAAGGAGGCAGCTGTCCAGAGGAGACACAACCTCTACAGGGACAGCATCATTCTGACCAACAGCGACCCCAACCTGCACCTGCTCGGAGAAACCCCTGCGGTTGACTGGGCTACGGAATTTGGGGGCGATGAGCCTGAGGGCCCTGTCGGTGGCGGCGGTGTTAAAGGAGGGGGTTCTGGGAGCAGACGCAGGCAGGTGGTGTCCATGATCCAGCTTGATGGGTTGCCTCTGTCCTTCGAGTCCTGCATGGAGGTCCCAGGTGTGGAGCTCATCCCTGAGGAGGACGACGAATCATTTGAGGGCAAAGAAGAGGACCGAGGTGAAGACTTCGGCCCGTCCGAGGAACCCAAGTCTCCTGATAGCGTGAATGAAATCAGGGGCCTGATTAATCCGCTGGTAGAGATGGCGGTTCCTGTGTCAGAGGAGAGCCAGAGCGACATGACCAACGGCACAGAGCCAATCACGGGCACCATGACCATGGAGGACGGG GTGCAGGAGGATGTGACACACGTCACCACCACGGTGGAGGACGGGGTGCAGGAGGATGTGACACACGTCACCACCACGGTGGAGGACAGGGTGCAGGAGGATGTGACACACGTCACCACCACGGTGGAGGACGGGGTGCAGGAGGATGTGACACACGTCACCACCACGGTGGAGGACGGGGTGCAGGAGGATGTGACACACGTCACCACCACGGTGGAGGACGGGGTGCAGGAGGATGTGACACACGTCACCACCACGGTGGAGGACGGGGTGCAGGAGGATGTGACACACATCACCACCACGGTGGAGGACGGGGTGCAGGAGGATGTGACACACATCACCACCACGGTGGAGGACGGGGTGCAGGAGGATGTAACACACGTCACCACCATGGTGGAGGACGTCCCCATGAAGTCTCCGCGAGGCAAGATGTCCCCGCAGACAATTCTCCAGCAGCTAGTGGGAAGCAAGAAGCAGGAAGCCGATAAGGAGGAAGCAGCGATTAAGAACGCCATCGAGGAAATAGAGATAGCGGTGCAGGAAGATGACAGCGAACGCATTGCAGAGGTCTCTGCAGCAGAATCAGATGAGTCGTCACCAGCGCCACCACTGGTTACAGACTCCAGCTTGCAGAACGACAGTGGCTTCCAGTCACAGACCAATGAGGGGCTGGAGGAAGATGAGCCTCAGCCAATCACAAACGGTGTGAACGGAGAGGACAAAACGATCGACCCGGTAGAAGTGGAAGTGGTTTTAGCGTAG
- the slc31a2 gene encoding protein SLC31A2: MMSMTFGVSSSVTLLFDFWDVHGPAGMVLSVLVVLLLTLFYEVLKVWRVWLGSSVKLAQPQSAYTAPPSYRSDSSSALDSSPSESSLTPMEPPPPAADTRNRWLLHTIQTVLHMLQVSLGYMLMLCVMSYNTWIFLGVIVGSVLGYFISFPLLGQK, encoded by the exons ATGATGTCT ATGACTTTTGGGGTGTCGAGCAGCGTTACTCTGCTGTTTGACTTCTGGGATGTGCACGGGCCTGCAG gGATGGTGCTGTCAGTGTTGGTGGTCCTGCTGCTGACCCTCTTCTACGAGGTGCTCAAAGTGTGGAGGGTGTGGTTGGGGAGTAGCGTCAAGCTGGCCCAGCCTCAGTCTGCATACACCGCCCCTCCATCCTATCGCAGCGACAGCTCCTCCGCACTGGACAGCAGCCCCTCAGAATCCTCGCTGACCCCCATGGAGCCCCCACCTCCCGCTGCAGACACCAGAAACAG gtgGTTGCTGCATACTATCCAGACAGTCCTCCACATGCTGCAGGTGTCTCTGGGCTACATGCTGATGCTGTGCGTCATGTCCTACAATACATGGATCTTCCTCGGGGTCATCGTGGGCTCCGTCCTCGGTTATTTCATCTCGTTCCCTCTGCTGGGTCAGAAATGA